A genomic window from Microbaculum marinisediminis includes:
- a CDS encoding TRAP transporter large permease, whose amino-acid sequence MDRFEIALISIPILLGMIFLRVPIGLAMLLCGVGGTAIVTDRWVPILASLKSLTYDVFSGHSLSIIPLFLLMGQFATKGGMSESLFKAAAAFLGHRRGGIAMAGIGACAGFGAICGSSLATAATMSQVALPEMRRYGYSGALSTGSLAAGGTLGILIPPSIVLVIYAILTEQNIITMFIAAVVPGIMAAVGFMIVVAIYVRLDPSAATIRERVGLRGRIAAILDVWPVALIFLLVIGGIYVGWFTPTEAAAVGAAGTGLLALRSGELDWKGLKHCLLATATSTAMIYFIIFGAQVYNTFLAFAQLPQTTAEWVAAAGFSPWIVLVLILLAYLVFGCVMDSLSMILLTIPIFFPLIMTLDFGMGPEETAIWFGILVLITVELGLVTPPVGMNIFIINSLAPDIPLSQTYRGVVPFLIAEIIRIALLALVPAIILFLPRMLG is encoded by the coding sequence ATGGACCGCTTCGAAATCGCCCTGATCTCGATCCCCATCCTGCTCGGGATGATCTTCCTGCGCGTGCCGATCGGATTGGCCATGCTGCTGTGCGGCGTAGGCGGCACCGCGATCGTCACCGACCGCTGGGTTCCGATCCTCGCGAGCCTGAAGTCGCTGACCTACGACGTCTTCTCCGGTCACAGCCTGTCGATCATCCCGCTGTTCCTGCTGATGGGCCAGTTCGCCACCAAGGGCGGCATGTCGGAATCGCTGTTCAAGGCGGCCGCGGCTTTTCTCGGGCATCGCCGGGGGGGCATCGCCATGGCCGGCATCGGCGCCTGCGCCGGGTTCGGGGCCATCTGCGGCTCGTCTCTGGCCACCGCCGCGACCATGTCTCAGGTCGCGCTGCCGGAAATGCGCCGCTACGGCTACTCGGGCGCCCTGTCGACCGGCTCGCTGGCCGCCGGCGGGACGCTCGGCATCCTGATTCCGCCCTCGATCGTGCTGGTGATCTACGCGATCCTCACCGAGCAGAACATCATCACGATGTTCATTGCCGCCGTCGTTCCCGGCATCATGGCCGCGGTCGGCTTCATGATCGTGGTCGCGATCTACGTGCGCCTCGACCCCTCGGCCGCCACGATCCGCGAACGGGTGGGACTGCGCGGCCGCATCGCCGCCATCCTGGACGTCTGGCCGGTGGCGCTGATCTTCCTGCTCGTCATCGGCGGGATCTACGTCGGCTGGTTCACGCCGACGGAGGCGGCCGCGGTGGGCGCCGCCGGCACCGGTCTGCTGGCGCTGCGCTCCGGCGAGCTCGACTGGAAGGGCCTCAAGCACTGCCTGCTCGCCACCGCGACATCGACGGCGATGATCTATTTCATCATCTTCGGGGCTCAGGTCTACAACACCTTCCTGGCGTTCGCGCAGTTGCCCCAGACCACCGCGGAATGGGTCGCCGCAGCCGGGTTCAGCCCTTGGATCGTGCTGGTCCTGATCCTCCTCGCCTATCTGGTGTTCGGCTGCGTCATGGACTCCCTGTCCATGATCCTGCTCACGATCCCGATCTTCTTCCCCCTGATCATGACGCTGGACTTCGGCATGGGGCCCGAAGAGACCGCCATCTGGTTCGGCATCCTGGTCCTGATCACGGTCGAACTGGGGCTTGTGACGCCCCCGGTGGGGATGAACATCTTCATCATCAACTCGCTGGCGCCGGATATTCCGCTGAGCCAGACCTATCGCGGCGTCGTGCCGTTCCTGATCGCCGAGATAATCCGTATCGCCCTACTCGCGCTAGTTCCGGCGATCATACTGTTCCTGCCACGGATGCTCGGCTGA
- a CDS encoding TRAP transporter small permease translates to MARDAESMPGLAPGLEAGVGRIVRAITATLALLGGLLLLALVIMTVFSITGRALVGVFDVYPFDRLGPVPGDFEMVSAGCAVAVCAFLPWCQLNRGHVTVDVFLTRLGDRAKAALTLVGNVLMTGAAVLIAWRLQLGLADKLSYNETTMILQMPVWYGYAGAAVGLWVFAATSLYTVWRSINEVAAGREDR, encoded by the coding sequence ATGGCGAGGGACGCGGAATCCATGCCCGGTCTGGCGCCGGGGCTCGAAGCCGGTGTCGGACGGATCGTCAGAGCGATTACAGCAACGCTGGCCCTGCTTGGAGGCCTCCTGCTGCTGGCGCTGGTGATCATGACGGTGTTCAGCATCACCGGCCGCGCTCTGGTCGGTGTCTTCGATGTCTATCCCTTCGACAGACTGGGACCGGTTCCCGGAGATTTCGAGATGGTCTCCGCCGGCTGCGCCGTTGCCGTCTGCGCCTTCCTGCCCTGGTGCCAGCTGAACCGGGGTCACGTCACCGTCGACGTCTTCCTGACCCGGCTGGGAGACCGCGCCAAGGCGGCGCTGACCCTTGTCGGCAACGTGCTGATGACCGGCGCCGCCGTCCTGATCGCGTGGCGCCTGCAGCTCGGCCTCGCCGACAAGCTCAGCTACAACGAAACGACCATGATCCTTCAGATGCCGGTCTGGTACGGCTATGCCGGGGCCGCCGTCGGCCTCTGGGTCTTCGCGGCAACGTCGCTCTACACCGTGTGGCGCTCGATCAACGAGGTCGCCGCCGGCCGCGAGGACCGGTAG
- a CDS encoding helix-turn-helix domain-containing protein: protein MARRKASKPSTTADRVKSAREAAGLSTAQVARRLGVTTRTLASWENGRSAPRANRLFMLAGVLDVTPTWLIGGEGTVPPGGRHEIALLKGELKRLRSHHDEMGRLIERIEFSLDMLAQKTEQDS, encoded by the coding sequence ATGGCCCGCAGGAAGGCGTCCAAACCATCGACCACCGCGGACCGGGTGAAGAGCGCGCGCGAAGCCGCCGGCCTTTCGACGGCTCAGGTCGCGCGTCGTCTCGGAGTCACCACCCGCACCCTCGCCTCCTGGGAGAACGGCCGCAGCGCCCCGCGGGCCAACCGCCTGTTCATGCTGGCCGGGGTCCTCGACGTCACGCCGACCTGGCTGATCGGCGGTGAAGGCACCGTCCCGCCGGGCGGCCGCCACGAGATCGCGCTCCTGAAGGGCGAACTCAAACGGCTGCGCAGCCACCACGATGAGATGGGCCGTCTGATCGAGCGGATCGAATTCAGCCTCGACATGCTGGCGCAGAAGACCGAACAGGACAGCTAG
- the pcaD gene encoding 3-oxoadipate enol-lactonase produces MPETAANGATIHYEISGSPDGPWLVFSNSLGTDLRMWDAQTAMFGRDFRILRYDTRGHGQSDAPSGDYSFDDLGRDALAVMDAAGVDEAYFCGLSMGGVTGMWLGVNAPERFEKLVLCNTGAKIGDIETWQQRIDTVLSTGMAPLVEPVVDRWFTRRFQDEQPAAVDRIRAMIKATPGAGYAGCCAALRDIDLRDAIAAIDLPTLVVAGRHDPSTPVANAEEIHAAIKGSRLVVLDAAHLSNIEQEAEFNETVSTFLKA; encoded by the coding sequence ATGCCCGAGACCGCCGCGAACGGGGCAACGATCCACTACGAAATCTCCGGCAGCCCGGACGGGCCGTGGCTGGTGTTCTCGAACTCGCTGGGCACCGATCTACGGATGTGGGATGCGCAGACCGCCATGTTCGGCCGCGATTTCCGGATCCTGCGCTATGACACCCGCGGCCACGGGCAGTCGGACGCGCCGTCGGGGGACTACAGCTTCGACGACCTCGGCCGCGACGCCCTCGCGGTGATGGATGCTGCCGGCGTCGACGAGGCGTATTTCTGCGGGCTTTCGATGGGCGGGGTCACCGGGATGTGGCTCGGCGTGAACGCGCCCGAGCGCTTCGAGAAGCTGGTCCTTTGCAACACCGGCGCCAAGATCGGCGACATCGAAACATGGCAGCAGCGCATCGACACGGTGCTGTCCACCGGCATGGCTCCGCTTGTCGAGCCGGTCGTCGACCGTTGGTTCACCAGGCGGTTCCAAGACGAGCAGCCGGCCGCCGTCGACCGCATCCGCGCGATGATCAAGGCGACGCCGGGCGCCGGCTACGCGGGATGCTGCGCCGCCCTGCGCGACATCGACCTGCGCGACGCGATCGCGGCGATCGATCTGCCGACGCTGGTCGTCGCCGGCCGGCACGATCCGTCGACGCCGGTCGCCAACGCCGAGGAGATCCACGCCGCGATCAAGGGATCGCGCCTCGTCGTGCTGGACGCCGCCCACCTGTCCAACATCGAGCAGGAAGCCGAATTCAACGAAACCGTCTCGACCTTTCTGAAAGCCTGA
- a CDS encoding ABC transporter permease subunit, giving the protein MEYFLQQLINGVTLGSIYGLIAIGYTMVYGIIGMINFAHGDIFMIGAFIALIFIILLGVTAGSSFLLLIFALLLVLMIAMALTAAYGWTVERLAYRPLRTSFRLAPLITAIGMSIVLQNYVQVVQGARVKPLQPLISGNFTIMEKVSPEGNFAVNLSYIQILIVATTLILMVAFSLIIAKTSLGRAQRACEQDRKMAALIGVNVDRTISLTFVMGAALAAVAGMMYLLYYGVIDFYIGFVAGVKAFTAAVLGGIGSLPGAMLGGLLIGLIETFWSAYFSIEYKDVAAFSILAIVLIFLPSGILGKPEVEKV; this is encoded by the coding sequence ATGGAGTACTTCCTCCAGCAGCTGATCAACGGGGTGACCCTGGGCTCGATCTACGGGCTCATCGCGATCGGCTACACGATGGTCTACGGGATCATCGGCATGATCAATTTCGCCCATGGCGACATCTTCATGATCGGCGCGTTTATCGCACTGATCTTCATCATCCTGCTGGGTGTCACCGCCGGCAGTTCGTTTCTGCTTCTGATCTTCGCGCTGCTGCTCGTCCTCATGATCGCCATGGCGCTGACCGCCGCCTACGGCTGGACCGTGGAGCGCCTTGCCTACCGGCCTCTGCGCACCTCGTTCCGTCTGGCGCCGCTTATCACGGCGATCGGCATGTCTATCGTGCTGCAGAATTACGTGCAGGTCGTCCAGGGCGCGCGCGTGAAGCCGCTGCAGCCGCTGATTTCCGGCAACTTCACGATCATGGAAAAGGTTTCCCCCGAGGGCAATTTCGCCGTCAACCTGTCCTATATCCAGATCCTGATCGTGGCGACGACCCTCATTCTCATGGTCGCCTTCTCGCTGATCATCGCGAAGACCTCTCTGGGCCGCGCCCAGCGCGCCTGCGAGCAGGACCGCAAGATGGCCGCCCTGATCGGCGTCAATGTCGACCGCACCATCTCGCTGACCTTCGTCATGGGCGCGGCGCTCGCCGCCGTCGCCGGCATGATGTACCTGCTCTACTACGGCGTCATCGACTTCTATATCGGCTTCGTCGCCGGCGTTAAGGCGTTCACCGCCGCCGTGCTTGGTGGCATCGGCTCGCTGCCGGGCGCGATGCTCGGCGGGCTGCTGATCGGCCTGATCGAGACTTTCTGGTCTGCCTATTTCTCCATCGAATACAAGGATGTGGCGGCCTTCTCCATCCTCGCGATCGTGCTGATCTTCCTTCCCTCCGGCATCCTCGGCAAGCCGGAGGTGGAGAAGGTATGA
- a CDS encoding TRAP transporter substrate-binding protein, producing MKRAVFAIAAAVAMMTAPALPASAADVVLKIHQFLPAPAPVPKNFIVPWAEKLKEESNGRIDYEFYPSMQLGGSPPALYDQVRDGVADVIWTLPGYTPGRFPGTEAFELPFMPTSAEATSQAAWDYYEKYLKDEFKDVHIIAVHTHGPGLIHAKGDGVQKLEDLKGMKLRGPTRMVNKLIENLGATPVGMPVPAVPEALSKGVIDGTVIPWEVTAPLKVAELVDTHTSFAGDRGFYTSFFVFAMNKDTYDNLPDDLKKIVDANSGREASKWVGRVMDEGDAPGLKIATERGNKMIELDEAEVARWQEASQPVVEGWIAEMNEKGYDGQAMYDDAKALIEKYSN from the coding sequence ATGAAACGTGCTGTTTTCGCCATCGCGGCCGCGGTCGCGATGATGACCGCGCCGGCCCTGCCGGCTTCGGCCGCCGACGTCGTGCTTAAGATCCACCAGTTCCTGCCGGCACCGGCGCCGGTGCCGAAGAACTTTATCGTTCCCTGGGCCGAGAAGCTCAAGGAAGAGTCGAACGGCCGCATCGACTATGAGTTCTATCCCTCCATGCAGCTCGGGGGCTCCCCGCCCGCTCTCTATGATCAGGTGCGCGACGGCGTCGCCGACGTGATCTGGACCCTGCCCGGCTACACCCCGGGCCGCTTCCCCGGCACCGAGGCTTTCGAGCTGCCGTTCATGCCGACGAGTGCCGAGGCCACGTCGCAGGCCGCCTGGGACTACTACGAGAAATACCTGAAGGACGAATTCAAGGACGTCCACATCATCGCCGTCCACACCCACGGCCCCGGCCTGATCCACGCCAAGGGCGATGGCGTCCAGAAGCTCGAGGATCTGAAGGGCATGAAGCTGCGCGGCCCCACCCGCATGGTCAACAAGCTCATCGAGAACCTCGGCGCGACGCCTGTCGGCATGCCGGTACCCGCGGTTCCAGAGGCCCTCTCCAAGGGCGTCATCGACGGCACGGTGATCCCGTGGGAGGTGACCGCGCCGCTCAAGGTGGCCGAGCTCGTCGATACCCACACCTCGTTCGCGGGCGATCGCGGCTTCTACACGAGCTTCTTCGTTTTCGCGATGAACAAGGACACCTATGACAACCTGCCGGACGACCTGAAAAAGATCGTCGATGCCAACTCGGGCCGCGAGGCATCCAAGTGGGTCGGCCGCGTCATGGACGAAGGCGACGCGCCGGGCCTGAAGATCGCCACCGAGCGCGGCAACAAGATGATCGAGCTCGACGAGGCCGAGGTCGCCCGCTGGCAGGAAGCCTCCCAGCCGGTCGTCGAAGGCTGGATCGCCGAGATGAATGAAAAGGGCTATGACGGTCAGGCGATGTACGACGACGCCAAGGCGCTGATCGAGAAGTACAGCAACTGA
- the livM gene encoding high-affinity branched-chain amino acid ABC transporter permease LivM: MTTVSSPPPERGIADSVKDAGLAALVALALAAPIMGLRTTVEPGGSGLVIITDWPVVIGAVAVVFVGRLLLDVFVWRKIVRFPIGEKWYRRPGGRPLARHAERLGSVVGPALLAAAIVLPFLPMSDRYMMDMSILVLTYVMLGWGLNIVVGLAGLLDLGYVAFYAVGAYSYALLAHYFDLGFWICLPLAGILAAFWGIILGFPVLRLRGDYLAIVTLAFGEIIRVVLLNWYEFTNGPDGISGIPRPSFFGLEFTRGDDGFAAFFGLDYSPMHRIIFLYYLILILALITNFVTLRLRRLPVGRAWEALREDEIACRSLGINTTSTKLTAFATGAMFGGFAGSFFATRQGFISPESFTFIESALILAIVVLGGLGSQIGVVIAAVVMIGGLEVLRELSFLKAIFGENFDPTNYRMLIFGLAMVVIMVWRPRGLISTRQPSISLGQRKAISGDYVGEGHG; the protein is encoded by the coding sequence ATGACGACGGTCTCTTCGCCGCCGCCGGAGCGCGGAATAGCCGACTCCGTCAAGGACGCGGGGCTTGCCGCACTCGTCGCCCTTGCGCTGGCCGCACCGATCATGGGCCTCCGCACCACCGTCGAGCCCGGCGGCAGCGGCCTCGTCATTATCACCGACTGGCCGGTGGTGATCGGCGCCGTCGCGGTCGTGTTCGTGGGGCGACTGCTGCTCGACGTCTTCGTCTGGCGCAAGATCGTCCGTTTCCCGATCGGGGAAAAGTGGTACCGCCGACCGGGCGGCCGGCCGCTCGCCCGGCACGCCGAACGCCTGGGCAGCGTCGTCGGCCCGGCCCTCCTCGCCGCCGCGATCGTGCTTCCGTTCCTGCCGATGTCCGATCGCTACATGATGGACATGTCGATCCTGGTCCTCACCTACGTGATGCTGGGCTGGGGCCTGAACATTGTCGTCGGCCTCGCCGGCCTGCTCGACCTCGGCTACGTCGCCTTCTACGCCGTCGGCGCCTATTCCTACGCTCTGCTGGCCCACTACTTCGACCTCGGCTTCTGGATCTGTCTGCCGCTCGCCGGCATCCTCGCCGCGTTCTGGGGCATCATCCTCGGCTTCCCGGTCCTGCGGCTGCGCGGCGACTACCTCGCCATCGTTACGCTCGCCTTCGGCGAGATCATCCGCGTCGTGCTGCTCAACTGGTACGAGTTCACCAACGGCCCGGACGGCATTTCGGGGATTCCGCGGCCGTCCTTCTTCGGCCTGGAATTCACGCGCGGCGACGACGGCTTCGCGGCCTTCTTCGGGCTCGACTACAGCCCGATGCACCGCATCATCTTCCTCTATTACCTGATCCTTATCCTCGCCCTGATCACCAACTTCGTCACGCTCCGGCTGCGCCGGCTGCCGGTCGGGCGGGCCTGGGAGGCCCTGCGCGAGGACGAGATCGCCTGCCGATCGCTGGGCATCAACACTACCAGCACGAAACTCACCGCCTTTGCCACGGGCGCCATGTTCGGCGGCTTCGCCGGATCGTTCTTCGCCACCCGACAGGGTTTCATCAGCCCGGAATCCTTCACCTTCATCGAGTCCGCGCTGATCCTGGCGATCGTCGTGCTCGGCGGCCTGGGCAGCCAGATCGGCGTCGTCATCGCCGCCGTCGTCATGATCGGCGGTCTCGAGGTCCTGCGCGAACTGAGTTTCCTGAAAGCGATCTTCGGCGAGAACTTCGACCCGACGAACTACCGCATGCTGATCTTCGGCCTCGCCATGGTCGTCATCATGGTGTGGCGACCGCGCGGGCTGATATCGACGCGACAGCCCTCCATATCGCTTGGCCAGCGCAAGGCGATCTCCGGCGACTATGTTGGCGAGGGTCACGGATGA
- the pcaC gene encoding 4-carboxymuconolactone decarboxylase has protein sequence MDDKTRHANGMTNRRAVLGDAHVDRAIARTSDIDRDFQDLITRYAWGEIWERPGLDRRTRSLLTIVMLLALGHHEELKMHLRASVNCGVPREEVIEALLQSAIYCGVPAANAAFKAAKEVFAEMDASGS, from the coding sequence ATGGATGACAAGACCCGCCACGCGAACGGCATGACGAACCGCCGCGCCGTGCTCGGCGACGCCCACGTCGACCGTGCCATCGCCCGCACCAGCGACATCGACCGGGATTTCCAGGACCTGATCACCCGCTATGCCTGGGGCGAGATCTGGGAACGCCCCGGCCTCGACCGGCGCACCCGCAGCCTGCTGACCATCGTCATGCTGCTCGCTCTTGGCCATCACGAGGAGCTCAAGATGCACCTGCGCGCCTCCGTGAACTGCGGCGTGCCGCGCGAGGAGGTGATCGAGGCGCTCCTGCAATCGGCGATCTATTGCGGCGTGCCGGCGGCCAACGCCGCCTTCAAGGCCGCCAAGGAAGTCTTTGCCGAAATGGACGCATCCGGCTCATGA